Below is a genomic region from Nitrospira sp..
ACCGGCTGGTATCACCGGTACTTTTCCCATCGCTCATTCAAGACGACCCGGGCTTGCCAGTTCGCCTTCGCGGTCTTGGGCGGATCCTGCGCCCAGCGCGGACCGCTCTGGTGGGCCGGCCATCATCGCCATCATCACATCGCCTCCGACACGAAAGACGACGTCCATTCTCCGCGTCACGGGGGCTTTCTGTGGTCGCATATGGGGTGGTTCACCTCGCAGACGCATTTTCCTCCACGCCTGAAGGCGATCGCCGATTTTGCAAAGTTTCCCGAGCTGCGTTTCCTCGATCGATTCGATATTCTCGTGCCGACTATGGCGGGATTCGGGATGTTCGGCCTGGGTAAGCTGCTCGAAATCTACGCGCCGGAACTGGGAACGAACGGGCCTCAGATGTTGATCTGGGGGTTCTTCGTCTCGACGGTGGCATTAGTCCACGGAACCTGTACGATCAACTCTCTGTCCCACGTTTATGGCTCGCAGCGCTACGAAACCGGAGACGACAGCCGCAACAACTTCATTCTCGCGCTCATCACACTCGGTGAAGGATGGCACAACAACCATCACTACTATCCCGCTTCGACGAGGCAGGGATTCTACTGGTGGGAAATCGACATCACCTATTACGGCTTGAAGGTGATGGAATGGCTCGGGCTGGTCTGGGACATCAAGGAAGTCCCGATCTATGTGCGCGAGCAAAAGAGCAAACAGGAAGCGCTCGCCGTCTGACCAGACTTCCCCTTCTCTAGATCCATTCGGACTCTTCGTCGGAGCGCGGCCGGTCAACGACACGACCGGCCAGCGCTTCCCGGATCTCCCGGCTTTGGGCATCGATCGCACCACGCCTCTCCTCCGCTATCACCCATGCGTCATCCGGATCCAGTTCGAAGCGGTAGTGATTCGACCGGTCAGAAAACCATTCGACGTACGGATGCGGGGCGAGGTTGGGATGCGGATCGAATGAAATCAGGTTCACCGTACCGATCTGCGGATTCTCCATGTCGCCGATGACCTGAGCCGCCGTGTCGTCCTCCTCGAAGCGCCGATTGCGGAACTCGATCATTTCCCCGGCAATGTCTGCCTTGAAGTTTCCTCTCAGGAACAGGTCCACGGGTCCCACGGCCGCGAGCACGATCCGCCCGACGACGGTCCCTTCAATCCGATTGTCGAGAAACCCTTCCCGTACCCAACGCCCATTGCCGAACTTCTGCGCCATCATGTCTCCAATGGAAGTCCTGAGTGCTGAGTGCCGAGAGGCGATGACCGCATCTCGCTACTCGGCGCTCCGGTCTCAACATTGCTTCAATCGCCATATGCTGGCTCTACGGCTTGCGATGCCGGCTGCTGCCCGCTCGATGCAAAGGCTCCGATCACGACAGCGACCAAGATCATACCGCTGCCGACCCATCCTCGAGCATCCAGTGTCTCTCCCAGAAAATACCAGGCGAGCCAGGCGGCGTAAGCCGGCTCCGAGGCAAACACCAGCGCCACCTGTTGCGCGGGAATCAACTGTTGCGCCCACATCTGAACGGCAAAAGCGCCGGTCGCCAATACACCGGTCACTCCCAGTCCGATCAGCAACACGGAGGTGGGAGCGAAGGCCTCGGGAGACGCCCGCTCCCACCACATCATTGGCACGAGCAGCAGCGTCATCGCCGTCATCTGCCAGAGAAGGAGCGACGGTGCATCGAACAGGCGGGTGAATCGTTCGAGACACACGATATGGGCCGCGAAGGCCGCCGCGCAGGCCAGGGTCATGAGATCCCCCGGGCTCATCGTCGTGCTCGGTTTGACTAGGAGCCACAATCCGACGGTGGCGACGGAAGCGGCCAGCATGACCCGTCGATCGAATCGCCGGAGAATCACCGGCACCATAATCACATACAAGGCCGTCAGGAAGGCGCTGTTGGATGCGCTGGTATACTGCAACCCGACGGTCTGGAGGACGTAGCCGAGGAACAGAAACACGGTGGCGATACCGACGGCAAGCAGAATCCCCCGTTCACGCCGCAGCCCATGGCCCACTGCCGCAAACCACGCCGCGACGAGTAGCGTACCCAGGAGAAATCGAAGGAAGAGAAACGACAGCGGGGGAATCTGCTCCAGCGCCGCTTTTGTCGCCGGGAATGTCGCGCCCCAGATCAGGGTTGTCAGCAGGAGCGCCAGTCGAGGCATGAGGGTACAGCAGTGCTGAGTCCGGAATGATCAGTGCTGAGTCCTGAATGATCAGTGCTGAATCCAAACCTCTCTACTCGCAGCACTCAGCACTCATAACTCAGAACTGTACCTTAGGGTTTGCAGAGCGGGCACCGCCGCTGGTCTGTGGTGCCCGCCTGCTCCATCGCCGTCAGCGCGCGCTCTTTGTCCGGGTAGTCGAACCATCCGCCGGCCCAATAGTCGGTGGACGATTGCGTCGACGGCACCTCAGAACAGCGTTCATTATGCAAAGTCACGCGGTCGATCGAGCGCGCGATGTGAATCCAATAAATCACGAGAGGTCAGAAGAGGGTGGGCCTGCCTTACGGAAGGAGCTGCCACTCATCCTTTTCGATGAATACCTTCACCCCGGTTTCGAGTTTCTTGACGTCGTCTTTCTCGAACAGGCGAAAATAGCGCTCGATCCGATCGTCGTCGTCGATCCGCTCTTCCTGCATCATCCCGTTATGCCCCTTGTACCGCCGAATCAGCACCGCCATCGCACACCCTCCTCAAAACTCGCTCCGCATACCCCTAGTCTCCGAACCAGGCAGGTGTGGTACAATACGGCATCGTTCGACAGCCGGTCAAGAGTCGATGCCGAGATGGATTCTCCAGCAGGAGCGAACACATGCCCATCTATGAATACCGTTGCGGCCAGTGCGAAAAGGTCTTTGAAGCGACTCAGTCGGTCCACGCGCGGGCGGAAGACACCGTGTGTCCCTTCTGTCAGGCTCAGGATGCGACGAAATTGCTGTCGTCGTTTGCCTCCAAGGTCGTCGGCTCGCGCAAGCCTGGGTTTGCCGAGATGAAAGCGTACAACATGCTGAACGAACGCATGGACAAGTTCTCGAAGCTCCCCCCGGTGATGGGCACCAGAACGATGCCGCCTCCCGACCTGTTTTCCAGCCTTGAGACACCCCCCTCAACCTCCAAGCCCTCTCAAGAAAGCTGAGCATGCCGGGACCAGCGATGCGCAGGCTCCTCGACCGGATGTTCAGACTTCGATCGGCGGCGGGCGCTTCCCGGGGTCTCCTTGTCGGTCTGGGGCTCGGTTTGCTCCTGACCTTCACCGGCGTCCGCCCATCGCCGGCCGAAGTCTCCGGCAACCTGATCATCGCAGGCAACGGTCCAGAGCAGCCCATCATCGAACTCCTGGTGCGTGCGTTTGAAAAGGCGAACCCGCGCGCGTATGTGGACGTTATCTGGGACGATCACTCTAAAGCCGTCGAAATGGTGAAAACGGGAGAAGCGCACCTGGCCGTCACGGGCGCCGAAGACGGCGGACTTGCCGCGACGCAGATCGCATGGGACGGCATCGGAATTCTGGTGCACTTGTCGAACTTCACGAAAGAGGTCACCAAACAGCAGGTCGCCGATATCTTTTCCGGGAAAGTCAAAGAATGGTCTGAACTCGGCGGTCCCGAAACCAAAATCCTGTTGATCAACCGGCCTCGGAATCAAAATGTCCGCGACGCCTTTGAATCGCAGCTCGGCATTACGGGAAAGATCCCAGATACCGCCAAGGTCATCGCGAGGGACGACAAGGTCGTCAAGACGGTCGTCGGCACCTTACCTCCCTTGTCGGCCGTGGCCTATATTTCCATGAGCCAAGGGCTCTCGGTGGTGTCCGGGGGCGTGGCGGTCCGCCTCCTCCCGATCGACAATGTGGAGCCCGAGATACCCACCGTCAAGGATGGCCGCTACCCATTGCGCAGGCCGGTCCTATTGCTCTCACGGAAGGAGCCGAACCCGCTGGTCGAGGCCTTCATCCAATTTGCCCTCTCGCCCCCCGGACAACAGATCGTTACGGAAGCCTATGTTCCCGTGACACGGAACTAATCTCGTTTTTTATAGCAAGGAGGGTCTTATGCAGACGTGGCGATCATCGGGCTTCATGATAATGATGCTGACCGGATTCATGCTGCTCGTCCTCGTCTCGACGCCTCGGGCGGACGAGAGCGGGAAAGGCGCGATTGTGGAAGGCGCGGGTTTTACGCTGTACGACATGGAGTCGATCAAGGGATCCGACACGGAGAAGCTCGATAAGGATCCGGTCTGCGACCGCAACAAGCGGCCGCGGATTGCCAAAGTCGAACCGGATGAGGCCAAGCCCGGCGATAAGGTGGTGATCTCCGGAGAGAATTTCGGCACGAAAGAGTGCTTCCATACCGTCACCTTCAGCGCGTCGCCCAAGGCGCCGGTCGACTACAAGTTCGTCAACGACACGACGATTGAAGCGACCGTTCCGGAAGCCAAGGCCGGGATGTCGTTCCTGATCATCGTCGCCGGCGGCGGAAGCGCCCAGTCGAAACCCCTCCTCATCAAATCCAAGTAGGTCGCGAGCCCGGAAAATCGCCGCGAATTTCCGGGCTCTGTTATCGCTGCCTGCCCTCCGACTCCCTCGACAGACCTCTTCCACCTATGCTAGCGTACTCGCTCCTTTTGGGCCGACCAAGGAATTCTGCGGACAGGGAATTCCAAGAAGCTGGATGAAGATGTTTCGAAAGATTCTGGTCGCCAATCGCGGTGAAATCGCCATGCGCATCATCCGCGCATGCCGCGAGCTGAACATCGCCACCGCCGCCATCTATTCTGAAGCCGACTCCACCGGAATCTACGTCAAGAAGGCCGACGAGGCCTACCTTGTGGGACCCGGTCCGGTCAAAGGCTTTCTCGACAGCCGTCAGATCGTCGAGTTGGCCCAACGCATCGGCGCCGACGCCATCCACCCCGGCTACGGATTTCTCTCAGAAAACGCGCAGTTCGCCGAACTGTGCGACGCGTCAGGCATTACGTTCATCGGCCCGTCCCCCCTGGCCATTACGACCATGGGCAGCAAGGTCAAAGCTCGTGAGTTGGCCCGCAAAATCGGTGTACCCATCGTCCCGGGAACCGACAGCGGGATCACGGACGCCAGGGAGGGCCTCACCTTCGCCAAACAAGCCGGGTATCCGGTCATCATCAAGGCCAGCGCCGGCGGTGGCGGGCGCGGACTCCGCGTCGTGCGCTCGGATGCCGAACTGCGTGAAAACATGGAAGTCGCGGCACGAGAGGCCCTGGCCTCATTCGGCGACGGCAGCCTGTTCATCGAAAAATACATCGAGCGGCCCCATCACATCGAGTTCCAGATCCTGGCCGACCGCCACGGCAACATCATTCACCTGGGCGAGCGGGATTGCTCGATTCAGCGCCGGCATCAGAAGTTGATCGAGATCGCGCCCTCCCTCGTCCTGACGCCCAAGCTCCGGACCGAAATGGGCAAAGCCGCAA
It encodes:
- the accC gene encoding acetyl-CoA carboxylase biotin carboxylase subunit codes for the protein MKMFRKILVANRGEIAMRIIRACRELNIATAAIYSEADSTGIYVKKADEAYLVGPGPVKGFLDSRQIVELAQRIGADAIHPGYGFLSENAQFAELCDASGITFIGPSPLAITTMGSKVKARELARKIGVPIVPGTDSGITDAREGLTFAKQAGYPVIIKASAGGGGRGLRVVRSDAELRENMEVAAREALASFGDGSLFIEKYIERPHHIEFQILADRHGNIIHLGERDCSIQRRHQKLIEIAPSLVLTPKLRTEMGKAATAIARAVNYDNAGTVEFLLDQDGRFYFIEMNPRLQVEHTVTEQITAIDIVRNQIAIAAGKPLDIQQKDVILQGHAIQCRINAEDPKNNFMPCTGTVTAYLSPGGIGVRIDGAVYKDYTVPPYYDALLAKLTVRGRTWEETVSRMRRSLEEYVLRGVKTTIPFMKAIMEDQDFLAGRFDTSYLDTHPDLYTYDEIEQPEDLVLALAAAIAAYEGL
- a CDS encoding zinc ribbon domain-containing protein, translated to MPIYEYRCGQCEKVFEATQSVHARAEDTVCPFCQAQDATKLLSSFASKVVGSRKPGFAEMKAYNMLNERMDKFSKLPPVMGTRTMPPPDLFSSLETPPSTSKPSQES
- a CDS encoding DMT family transporter, whose translation is MPRLALLLTTLIWGATFPATKAALEQIPPLSFLFLRFLLGTLLVAAWFAAVGHGLRRERGILLAVGIATVFLFLGYVLQTVGLQYTSASNSAFLTALYVIMVPVILRRFDRRVMLAASVATVGLWLLVKPSTTMSPGDLMTLACAAAFAAHIVCLERFTRLFDAPSLLLWQMTAMTLLLVPMMWWERASPEAFAPTSVLLIGLGVTGVLATGAFAVQMWAQQLIPAQQVALVFASEPAYAAWLAWYFLGETLDARGWVGSGMILVAVVIGAFASSGQQPASQAVEPAYGD
- a CDS encoding substrate-binding domain-containing protein; amino-acid sequence: MPGPAMRRLLDRMFRLRSAAGASRGLLVGLGLGLLLTFTGVRPSPAEVSGNLIIAGNGPEQPIIELLVRAFEKANPRAYVDVIWDDHSKAVEMVKTGEAHLAVTGAEDGGLAATQIAWDGIGILVHLSNFTKEVTKQQVADIFSGKVKEWSELGGPETKILLINRPRNQNVRDAFESQLGITGKIPDTAKVIARDDKVVKTVVGTLPPLSAVAYISMSQGLSVVSGGVAVRLLPIDNVEPEIPTVKDGRYPLRRPVLLLSRKEPNPLVEAFIQFALSPPGQQIVTEAYVPVTRN
- a CDS encoding acyl-CoA desaturase, with the protein product MSDVRILRPTKAQLLWFTFLRWFDSWAGLEYMKTDGTPKMDWFRCIPLIAVHLMCLGVIWVGVSWIAVAVAAAFYVVRMFAITGWYHRYFSHRSFKTTRACQFAFAVLGGSCAQRGPLWWAGHHRHHHIASDTKDDVHSPRHGGFLWSHMGWFTSQTHFPPRLKAIADFAKFPELRFLDRFDILVPTMAGFGMFGLGKLLEIYAPELGTNGPQMLIWGFFVSTVALVHGTCTINSLSHVYGSQRYETGDDSRNNFILALITLGEGWHNNHHYYPASTRQGFYWWEIDITYYGLKVMEWLGLVWDIKEVPIYVREQKSKQEALAV
- a CDS encoding IPT/TIG domain-containing protein, with amino-acid sequence MQTWRSSGFMIMMLTGFMLLVLVSTPRADESGKGAIVEGAGFTLYDMESIKGSDTEKLDKDPVCDRNKRPRIAKVEPDEAKPGDKVVISGENFGTKECFHTVTFSASPKAPVDYKFVNDTTIEATVPEAKAGMSFLIIVAGGGSAQSKPLLIKSK